The proteins below are encoded in one region of Candidatus Eisenbacteria bacterium:
- a CDS encoding tetratricopeptide repeat protein yields the protein MTQNDILRAESLLMVRQYEQAYPLFQQLHRDLPEDGRVTEGFVRTLMPMRRWAELEGLIIEERERRSSAVLYGRELALACRALGRPEVALEEVLVTWVASPGDAQLRMIADTLLMEANYSGGALAVVRNVARKAPRHAELRMLLMDALMLSGQGGEACREALAFDRETNGAGRTLLEIARRAATARPEESLRAAETAIREFPNTPTSREARVVRAGVLRDTPRWSEARKDLEALAAEPAAGAAGVSAQALLAEADLARDPEAARARARALAERHPEAAEAAAWIEGGSYYHQRRFAEACAAYWRVAVTTRDLEARKRALWSRAESFFFATEWDSATAAYRMVAGLFLRDPRADEALARMLLIADATEEGDSALRAFAGAAYEATLNPAAAESLFAGIHARHPREVAGLEALYQRAELRRRKGDLPGALTFYAVFTDTALKSPRAQEALFTAAEICRVNTRDSRRALSLYSDVAARFPDSWLAPDARKWVEKLCRELGS from the coding sequence ATGACCCAGAACGACATTCTGCGCGCCGAGTCACTGCTCATGGTGCGCCAGTACGAGCAGGCCTACCCGCTCTTCCAGCAGCTCCACCGCGACCTGCCCGAGGACGGGCGCGTCACCGAGGGCTTCGTGCGCACGCTGATGCCGATGCGCAGGTGGGCGGAGCTGGAGGGGCTCATCATCGAGGAGCGCGAGCGGCGCAGTTCCGCCGTGCTCTACGGTCGCGAGCTGGCGCTGGCCTGCCGGGCGCTGGGCCGTCCGGAAGTGGCCCTGGAGGAGGTCCTGGTCACCTGGGTGGCCTCCCCCGGCGACGCGCAGCTGCGCATGATCGCCGACACGCTGCTCATGGAGGCCAACTACTCCGGGGGGGCGCTGGCGGTGGTGCGCAACGTGGCCCGCAAGGCCCCGCGACACGCCGAGTTGCGCATGCTGCTGATGGATGCGCTGATGCTCTCCGGCCAGGGCGGGGAAGCCTGCCGCGAGGCGCTCGCTTTCGACCGCGAGACCAACGGGGCGGGGCGCACGCTGCTGGAGATCGCGCGGCGCGCGGCCACCGCGCGGCCCGAGGAATCGCTGCGCGCGGCCGAGACTGCCATCCGCGAGTTCCCCAACACGCCCACTTCGCGCGAGGCGCGCGTGGTGCGCGCCGGCGTGCTGCGGGACACTCCGCGCTGGTCCGAGGCGCGCAAGGACCTCGAGGCGCTGGCGGCCGAGCCGGCCGCGGGCGCGGCGGGCGTGTCCGCGCAGGCGCTGCTGGCCGAGGCCGACCTGGCCCGCGATCCGGAAGCCGCCCGCGCCCGCGCCCGCGCGCTCGCCGAGCGCCACCCCGAAGCCGCCGAGGCCGCCGCGTGGATCGAGGGCGGGAGCTACTACCACCAGCGCCGCTTCGCGGAGGCGTGCGCCGCCTACTGGCGGGTGGCGGTGACCACCCGCGACCTGGAAGCCCGCAAGCGGGCCCTGTGGAGCCGCGCGGAGAGTTTCTTCTTCGCCACCGAGTGGGACTCGGCCACCGCGGCGTACCGCATGGTGGCGGGCCTGTTCCTGCGCGACCCGCGTGCCGACGAGGCCCTGGCGCGCATGCTGCTGATCGCCGACGCCACCGAGGAGGGCGACTCCGCGTTGCGTGCCTTCGCCGGCGCGGCCTACGAGGCCACGCTCAATCCGGCGGCTGCCGAATCGCTGTTCGCGGGCATCCACGCGCGGCATCCGCGGGAGGTGGCGGGCCTCGAGGCGCTCTACCAGCGCGCCGAGCTGCGCCGCCGGAAGGGCGACCTGCCAGGCGCGCTGACGTTCTACGCCGTGTTCACCGACACCGCGTTGAAGAGCCCGCGCGCCCAGGAGGCGCTGTTCACCGCCGCCGAGATCTGCCGCGTCAACACCAGGGACAGCAGGCGCGCGCTCAGCCTGTACTCCGACGTGGCCGCGCGCTTTCCCGACTCGTGGCTGGCGCCCGACGCGCGCAAGTGGGTGGAGAAGCTCTGCCGGGAGCTGGGTTCGTGA
- a CDS encoding asparagine synthetase B, which yields MFSVFLLLPALPAAAAVLVPMDDQQVDHLKAYGLAYWILQQEQRVDWLLNYRGGSFLVPEEFTGLLREASLRGVTVESATAADVAQIQATIAENNMESVKLEKAPRVAVYVPPNTLPWDDAVTLALTYAQIPYVSLWDEEVLRGDLAKYDWLHLHHEDFTAQYGKFWAGFRDAPWYHEQVDANEAVAKRLGFRKVTELKHAVARKIHAYVAAGGFMFAMCSATDTYDIALATENTDIAADIYDGDPADPAAQQKLDFTGTFAFRNFRLEMNPLIANTFSDIDCTQEVMLRGPDSYFTLFEFSAKQDPVPTMLTQDHVNAVPDFLGQSTAFRRRTLKPYVTVLASVENTDEVKYLHGQYGRGTFTFFGGHDPEDFQHQIYDPPTDLSLHKNSPGYRLILNNVLFPAAEKKKQKT from the coding sequence ATTTTCAGCGTGTTCCTGCTCCTCCCCGCGCTCCCCGCGGCCGCCGCGGTGCTCGTCCCGATGGACGACCAGCAGGTGGACCACCTGAAGGCCTACGGCCTGGCCTACTGGATTCTGCAGCAGGAGCAGCGCGTGGACTGGCTTCTTAACTACCGGGGGGGATCCTTCCTGGTGCCGGAGGAGTTCACGGGGCTGCTGCGCGAGGCGTCGCTGCGCGGGGTTACCGTGGAATCCGCCACCGCGGCCGACGTGGCGCAGATCCAGGCCACCATCGCCGAGAACAACATGGAGTCGGTGAAGCTGGAAAAGGCCCCCCGGGTGGCGGTGTACGTGCCGCCCAACACGCTGCCCTGGGACGACGCCGTCACCCTGGCGCTCACCTACGCGCAGATCCCCTACGTGTCGCTGTGGGACGAGGAAGTGCTGCGCGGCGACCTGGCCAAGTACGACTGGCTGCACCTGCACCACGAGGACTTCACCGCCCAGTACGGCAAGTTCTGGGCCGGCTTCCGCGACGCCCCGTGGTACCACGAGCAGGTGGATGCCAACGAGGCCGTGGCGAAGCGGCTGGGCTTCCGCAAGGTCACCGAGCTGAAGCACGCGGTGGCGCGGAAGATCCACGCCTACGTGGCCGCCGGCGGCTTCATGTTCGCCATGTGCTCGGCCACCGACACCTACGACATCGCGCTGGCCACCGAGAACACCGACATCGCCGCGGACATCTACGACGGCGATCCCGCCGACCCCGCGGCCCAGCAGAAGCTCGACTTCACCGGCACCTTCGCGTTCCGTAACTTCCGCCTGGAGATGAACCCGCTGATCGCCAACACCTTCTCGGACATCGACTGCACCCAGGAGGTGATGCTGCGCGGGCCGGACAGCTACTTCACGCTGTTCGAGTTCTCCGCCAAGCAGGACCCGGTGCCCACCATGCTCACGCAGGACCATGTGAACGCCGTGCCCGATTTCCTGGGCCAGAGCACCGCGTTCCGGCGCCGCACTCTCAAGCCGTACGTGACGGTGCTGGCCTCGGTGGAGAACACCGACGAGGTGAAGTACCTCCACGGCCAGTACGGCCGCGGCACGTTCACCTTCTTCGGCGGGCACGACCCGGAGGACTTCCAGCACCAGATCTACGATCCGCCCACCGACCTGTCGCTGCACAAGAACTCGCCGGGCTACCGGCTGATCCTCAACAACGTGCTGTTCCCGGCGGCGGAGAAGAAGAAGCAGAAGACGTAG
- a CDS encoding DUF2231 domain-containing protein, protein MNTLIPNHPAFVHFPLGLLAGAFVFELLGLIFKRQSLHDAGRAALFLGALGALVSVATGLAGEELLGEPQPPLLHDLIERHETLAFITAALAVVLCMWRIAVRKRYRGSTRALFVLALAVLCGVVLYTGHIGGKMVYEHGAAVTVGRRAFGSPPLPAESLPAPTGSPAVEERRSPATSPAAGAAGSTEKPAAAPEGATTGK, encoded by the coding sequence GTGAACACGCTCATCCCGAACCATCCGGCCTTCGTCCACTTTCCCCTGGGGCTCCTGGCCGGGGCGTTCGTGTTCGAACTGCTGGGCCTGATCTTCAAGCGGCAGTCGCTCCACGACGCGGGGCGCGCCGCCCTGTTCCTGGGCGCGCTGGGCGCCCTGGTTTCCGTGGCCACCGGGCTGGCGGGCGAGGAGCTCCTGGGCGAGCCACAGCCGCCGCTGCTGCACGATCTGATCGAGCGGCACGAAACACTGGCGTTCATCACCGCCGCGCTGGCCGTGGTGCTGTGCATGTGGCGCATCGCCGTGCGCAAGCGCTACCGGGGGAGCACCCGCGCGCTGTTCGTGCTGGCGCTGGCGGTGCTGTGCGGGGTGGTCCTGTACACGGGCCACATCGGCGGGAAGATGGTGTACGAGCACGGGGCGGCGGTCACGGTGGGCAGGCGCGCGTTCGGCTCCCCGCCGCTGCCCGCGGAGAGCCTCCCGGCGCCCACGGGGAGCCCGGCGGTCGAGGAGCGCCGGTCACCCGCGACGAGTCCCGCGGCCGGCGCGGCCGGATCCACGGAGAAGCCCGCGGCCGCGCCCGAGGGCGCCACCACCGGCAAGTGA
- a CDS encoding gamma-glutamylcyclotransferase, translated as MRTHATLFQAVLMMLYFAYGSNMNWPQMQKRCPGAKFHCVAKLPNHRLAFPRTSVTWQGGGVAGVVADSGHAVWGVVYELTQADLDSLDGYEGYKEGRAGNQYTRGTVTVLDRGREKKPLEALVYHAVPTGRHFAPGARYKKTIVDGAKHWKLPELYLEDLEKIEVAK; from the coding sequence ATGAGAACGCACGCCACCCTCTTCCAGGCGGTCCTGATGATGCTCTACTTCGCGTACGGGTCGAACATGAACTGGCCGCAGATGCAGAAGCGCTGCCCGGGCGCGAAGTTCCACTGCGTGGCGAAGCTGCCCAACCACCGGCTGGCGTTCCCGCGCACGTCCGTGACCTGGCAGGGCGGGGGGGTGGCCGGCGTGGTGGCCGACTCCGGGCACGCGGTGTGGGGCGTGGTGTACGAGTTGACGCAGGCCGACCTGGACAGCCTGGACGGGTACGAGGGCTACAAGGAAGGGCGCGCCGGGAACCAGTACACCCGGGGCACGGTCACGGTGCTCGACCGCGGCCGGGAGAAGAAGCCGCTGGAGGCGCTCGTCTATCACGCCGTCCCGACGGGAAGGCACTTCGCGCCCGGCGCGCGGTACAAGAAGACCATCGTGGACGGCGCGAAGCACTGGAAGCTGCCGGAACTGTACCTGGAGGATCTCGAGAAGATCGAGGTCGCGAAGTAG
- a CDS encoding protein kinase has translation MSAPATQSPMISHYRLLERLGQGAMGEVWLAEDTQLPRKVAVKLLPAHLAADPEAVERLLREAEAAASVDHPGVVTVYEAGVERGRPFLVMQLVEGPTLEERLVAGPLPLEEAMAIARQVADALAEVHALGIVHRDLKPANIVLSPRGPRILDFGVARVKGAPGMTMTGAAVGTPHTMSPEQLRGQLPDNRCDLWALGVILYECLTGRRPFDGDSFDAVAYQVLNVQPPAASTLRAGITQDLDFMLLKLLRKDPAHRYSRAEDLLADLNSCCLVHDPAPTGDAPPTPRLAVLPFEVMSPEGNDAFLAAGLVEDLVVDLSRVGGLRVASRAEVAPYRDRPVPPRTLARELGVDHVLTGSVRRAGNRARISAQLIRAADGHTLWAERFDRTLEDLFDVQSEVSRKIAEALQVTLKPEERRMLDQAPTGDAEAYSLYIQARQLLEQDTPESSRRAEAMLDECLARDPDFAMAIAALAEVYARRAWQFRDAGASKRALELAEQALARDPSLVDALYAQSTVYYMQDPGKLLETLKRLLALDPDHPKALEWAAFSYLSLGEPERALPIYERLLERHPELYAAATFLPSCYAALGRTEDAARAGRQARERLVEYVWGNPRAGHARSMLAVSLARNGDTHQALQQSEWALQSSPEDVRVAYNRICTLALLGEKDAALDALERFNRWLDGINLQGHDWIGRDPDLAALHGDPRFEQIVRKD, from the coding sequence ATGAGCGCGCCCGCCACGCAATCCCCGATGATCAGCCACTACCGGCTCCTGGAGCGCCTCGGTCAGGGCGCCATGGGCGAGGTGTGGCTGGCCGAGGACACCCAGCTGCCGCGCAAGGTCGCGGTAAAGCTGCTGCCCGCGCACCTGGCGGCCGACCCCGAGGCGGTGGAGCGGCTGCTGCGCGAGGCGGAGGCGGCGGCGAGCGTGGACCATCCGGGCGTGGTCACCGTCTACGAGGCCGGCGTGGAGCGCGGCCGGCCCTTCCTGGTGATGCAGCTCGTGGAGGGGCCGACCCTGGAGGAGCGGCTGGTCGCCGGCCCGCTGCCGCTGGAGGAGGCGATGGCCATCGCCCGCCAGGTGGCCGACGCGCTCGCCGAGGTGCACGCGCTGGGGATTGTCCACCGCGACCTGAAACCCGCCAATATCGTCCTCAGCCCGCGGGGCCCCCGGATCCTCGACTTTGGCGTGGCCCGGGTGAAGGGCGCGCCGGGCATGACCATGACCGGCGCCGCGGTGGGCACGCCGCACACCATGAGCCCCGAGCAGCTCCGCGGGCAGCTTCCCGACAACCGCTGCGACCTGTGGGCCCTGGGCGTGATCCTGTACGAGTGCCTGACCGGCAGGCGCCCGTTCGACGGGGACTCCTTCGACGCGGTGGCCTACCAGGTGCTGAACGTGCAGCCGCCCGCGGCGTCCACGCTGCGCGCGGGCATCACGCAGGACCTCGACTTCATGCTGCTCAAGTTGCTGCGCAAGGACCCGGCGCACCGCTACTCGCGGGCCGAGGACCTGCTGGCCGACCTGAACAGCTGCTGCCTGGTGCACGATCCGGCCCCGACCGGAGACGCGCCGCCCACGCCGCGGCTGGCGGTGCTGCCCTTCGAAGTCATGAGCCCCGAGGGCAACGACGCCTTCCTGGCCGCCGGCCTGGTGGAGGACCTGGTGGTGGACCTCTCCCGTGTCGGGGGCCTGCGGGTGGCCTCGCGCGCCGAGGTGGCGCCCTACCGCGACCGGCCGGTGCCCCCGCGCACGCTGGCGCGCGAGCTCGGGGTGGACCACGTGCTCACCGGCAGCGTGCGCCGCGCCGGAAACCGCGCGCGGATCAGCGCGCAGCTGATCCGGGCCGCGGACGGCCACACGCTGTGGGCCGAGCGGTTCGACCGCACGCTGGAGGACCTCTTCGACGTGCAGTCGGAAGTGTCGCGCAAGATCGCGGAGGCGCTGCAGGTGACGCTCAAGCCCGAGGAGCGCCGGATGCTGGACCAGGCGCCCACCGGCGACGCGGAAGCCTACTCGCTCTACATCCAGGCCCGCCAGCTCCTCGAGCAGGACACGCCGGAATCCAGCCGCCGGGCCGAGGCCATGCTGGATGAATGCCTGGCGCGGGACCCGGACTTCGCGATGGCCATCGCCGCGCTGGCGGAGGTGTACGCGCGCCGGGCGTGGCAGTTCCGCGACGCAGGCGCGTCGAAGCGGGCCCTCGAGCTCGCGGAGCAGGCGCTGGCGCGGGATCCCAGCCTGGTGGACGCGCTGTACGCCCAGTCCACGGTGTACTACATGCAGGACCCCGGCAAGTTGCTCGAGACGTTGAAGCGGCTGCTGGCGCTGGACCCCGACCATCCCAAGGCGCTGGAGTGGGCCGCGTTCTCGTACCTGTCGCTGGGGGAACCGGAGCGCGCGCTGCCGATCTACGAGAGACTGCTGGAGCGCCACCCCGAGCTCTACGCGGCGGCCACGTTCCTGCCCAGTTGCTACGCGGCGCTGGGGCGGACGGAGGACGCGGCGCGGGCCGGGCGGCAGGCCCGCGAGCGGCTGGTGGAGTACGTGTGGGGCAACCCGCGGGCGGGACACGCCCGCTCCATGCTCGCGGTCAGCCTGGCCCGCAACGGGGACACCCATCAGGCGCTGCAACAGAGCGAGTGGGCGCTACAGTCCTCGCCGGAGGATGTGCGGGTGGCCTACAACCGGATCTGCACGCTGGCCCTGCTGGGCGAGAAGGACGCGGCGCTGGACGCGTTGGAGCGGTTCAACCGCTGGCTGGATGGCATCAACCTGCAGGGCCACGACTGGATCGGGCGCGACCCGGACCTGGCGGCCCTGCACGGGGATCCGAGGTTCGAGCAGATCGTCCGGAAGGACTGA
- a CDS encoding zinc ABC transporter substrate-binding protein, which yields MKSMPSRPATVAAFALLCLAAPAAAPAPAGAKTLEVVTTTADLASIAREIGGDRVNVTALSGGDQDPHFVPAKPSLMVKLRRADLFVQIGKELEAGWVPSLLTGARNPDIQPATPGFVDASAYVRMLEVPASVSRAQGDIHPLGNPHYYTDPANGAPMGQAILEGLVRVDPANRAYYEGRFADFKTRLAASVARWKKRAADIGLSGMKVVTYHRSWPYFAQAFGLQVVDFVEPKPGIPPTANHVVDLTRRIRAEGVKLILVERYFDPRLAEKIAGETGAKVVLMPSSVGGDREASDFFKLFDREISLLSQALGRGA from the coding sequence ATGAAGTCCATGCCCAGCAGGCCGGCCACCGTCGCGGCCTTCGCCCTCCTGTGCCTCGCCGCTCCTGCCGCCGCGCCGGCGCCCGCGGGGGCGAAGACGCTCGAGGTGGTCACCACCACCGCGGATCTCGCGTCCATCGCCCGGGAGATCGGCGGCGACCGGGTGAATGTCACCGCCCTCTCCGGCGGCGACCAGGACCCGCACTTCGTGCCCGCCAAGCCGAGCCTGATGGTGAAGCTGCGCCGCGCCGACCTGTTCGTTCAGATCGGCAAGGAGCTGGAGGCGGGCTGGGTGCCCAGCCTGCTCACCGGCGCGCGCAACCCGGACATCCAGCCCGCCACGCCGGGGTTCGTGGACGCATCCGCCTACGTGAGGATGCTGGAGGTGCCCGCCAGCGTGTCGCGCGCGCAGGGCGACATCCACCCGCTGGGCAACCCGCACTACTACACGGACCCGGCCAACGGAGCGCCCATGGGCCAGGCGATCCTGGAGGGCCTGGTGCGCGTGGACCCCGCGAACCGGGCGTACTACGAGGGTCGGTTCGCGGACTTCAAGACGCGACTGGCAGCGTCCGTGGCGCGCTGGAAGAAGCGCGCCGCCGATATCGGGCTCTCCGGGATGAAGGTGGTCACCTACCACCGGTCGTGGCCGTACTTCGCGCAGGCGTTCGGCCTCCAGGTGGTGGACTTCGTGGAGCCCAAGCCGGGTATCCCGCCCACCGCCAACCACGTGGTGGACCTGACCCGGAGGATCCGCGCCGAGGGCGTGAAGCTGATCCTGGTGGAGCGCTACTTCGACCCGAGGCTGGCCGAGAAGATCGCCGGCGAGACCGGTGCGAAGGTGGTGCTGATGCCCTCCTCCGTGGGCGGCGACAGGGAGGCTTCTGATTTCTTCAAGCTGTTCGACCGGGAGATCTCGCTGCTGTCCCAGGCGCTGGGCAGGGGGGCCTGA
- a CDS encoding metal ABC transporter permease has protein sequence MNDVLVLMSLPLLACLAIGGLHSYMGLHVVRRGVIFLDLSLAQIATLGAAVAMVMGLDIHSGPTYFLSLGFAFAGALLFALARTDERRVPQEAVIGIVWAVSYAAVFLVLNRHPEGAEDLKNFMAGDMLAISTKDVVRLYAVYAGLGLVHLLARKPLIAISTGHDAAVGPGARGKAWDFLFYVTFAVMVTTSVGLVGVLPVFTFLIVPAVIGSLFAESFGRRLAIAWAVSAVVSVAGMALSYKFDTPTSATVVCTFGAVLLAAAVARRLIPQHA, from the coding sequence ATGAACGACGTCCTGGTCCTGATGTCGCTGCCGCTGCTGGCGTGCCTGGCCATCGGCGGGCTGCACTCCTACATGGGGCTGCACGTGGTGCGGCGGGGGGTGATCTTCCTCGACCTGTCGCTGGCGCAGATCGCCACGCTGGGCGCCGCGGTGGCCATGGTGATGGGTCTCGACATACACTCCGGGCCCACCTACTTCCTGAGCCTGGGGTTCGCATTCGCCGGCGCGCTGCTCTTCGCCCTGGCGCGCACCGACGAACGGCGCGTGCCGCAGGAGGCGGTCATCGGCATCGTGTGGGCGGTGTCCTACGCCGCCGTGTTCCTGGTCCTCAACCGCCACCCCGAGGGCGCCGAAGACCTCAAGAACTTCATGGCCGGCGACATGCTGGCCATCTCCACGAAGGACGTGGTGCGCCTCTACGCCGTGTACGCCGGCCTGGGCCTCGTCCACCTCCTGGCACGCAAGCCGCTCATCGCCATCTCCACCGGCCACGATGCTGCCGTGGGCCCTGGCGCGCGCGGGAAGGCGTGGGACTTCCTCTTCTACGTCACGTTCGCCGTGATGGTCACCACCTCGGTGGGCCTCGTGGGAGTACTGCCGGTGTTCACCTTCCTGATCGTGCCCGCCGTGATCGGCTCCCTCTTCGCAGAGTCCTTCGGCCGCCGCCTGGCGATCGCCTGGGCAGTCTCCGCGGTGGTGAGCGTGGCCGGCATGGCCCTGTCGTACAAGTTCGACACCCCCACCTCGGCGACGGTGGTATGCACCTTCGGCGCAGTGCTGCTGGCGGCCGCGGTGGCAAGAAGGCTCATCCCGCAACACGCGTAG
- a CDS encoding carbohydrate binding family 9 domain-containing protein, with product MRRKCLALLLVCVPAVVLLPWSPSARAQATGSASDAVVSPDTSLARLAPALPSLKAVRASGTMRVDGRLDESSWSSATPFRDFRQRDPQEGQPASERTEVRVLVDDDAIYVGARMYDSEPSRIRARLARRDEDSQSDLFEVFFDTFRDHLTATNFRVNPAGALRDAVVHSSGDEDGSWDAVWEGSATVDSLGWCAEMRIPLSQLHYNAARDAAWGVQFERFIHRKQELDVFAFTPKSQSGGVSRYGMLTGLGPLPSRRHLEIVPYVSSRAEYRDVAAGNPFRSGSDYFAGMGLDMRYDIGRDLSVTATVNPDFGQAEVDPAEVNLSAYETFYSEKRPFFVEGAGYFSFGRYRSLNNFGFGETIYSRRIGRPPHLSISDNGYAHVDEPDQSTILGAVKLTGKTRGGWSLGLLDAVTGRMRARFVDGDGARGESEVEPPTNFFVGRVRRDLRDGMTSVGVLLSAANRGLETPDLRSSLRSAAYLGGVDFNQAWHNREWSLDGFYAQSYVRGSATAIAATQRSSAHYFQRPDQGHVQYDATRTWLSGYQGALSLAKNSGEHWLGSVTTQFMSPEYESNDLGYVTRADRYTFATIILYKQDRPGKVFRNYRVYPYTYHAWNYGGKLITAGYALSANAELANYWSVNGTFTRSPSVYNDQLTRGGPITRTANGNEFGVGVFSDSRKAYTTFAELYHWWNDRGGHGESYEAGLSVHPRPGLQITVGPELDRSHVLAQYVQTAPDPSATATYGRRYVYATIDQTTLSLGTRVNWTFSPRVSLQLYLQPLVSSGAYSGFKELRAPGTFDFDVYGQDRGSIELDTTNTYVINPGGPGTPVEIRVDNPDFNFRSLRGNAVLRWEYRPGSTLYFIWQQTREETVPTGDFSFRRDFKALFQRKPDNVFMLKITSWFGV from the coding sequence ATGCGCCGTAAGTGCCTGGCGCTGCTGCTGGTTTGCGTTCCGGCGGTGGTGCTGTTGCCGTGGAGCCCGTCCGCCCGGGCGCAAGCCACCGGGTCCGCTTCCGACGCGGTTGTCTCCCCGGACACCTCCCTGGCGCGGCTCGCGCCCGCCCTGCCCTCCCTGAAAGCCGTTCGCGCGTCCGGGACCATGCGCGTGGACGGGCGCCTCGATGAATCCTCCTGGTCCTCCGCCACCCCGTTCCGCGACTTCCGCCAGCGCGACCCGCAGGAGGGCCAGCCGGCTTCCGAGCGCACCGAGGTACGGGTCCTGGTGGACGACGACGCGATCTACGTGGGGGCGCGCATGTACGACAGCGAGCCTTCCAGGATCCGCGCCCGCCTGGCGCGCCGTGACGAGGACAGCCAGTCCGACCTGTTCGAAGTGTTCTTCGACACCTTCAGGGACCACCTCACCGCCACGAACTTCCGCGTGAACCCCGCCGGCGCGCTGCGCGACGCGGTGGTGCACTCCAGCGGCGACGAGGACGGCTCGTGGGACGCGGTGTGGGAGGGCTCGGCCACGGTGGACTCGCTGGGCTGGTGCGCCGAGATGCGGATTCCCCTCTCGCAGCTGCACTACAACGCGGCCCGGGATGCCGCCTGGGGCGTGCAGTTCGAGCGCTTCATCCACCGCAAGCAGGAGTTGGACGTGTTCGCCTTCACGCCCAAGAGCCAGAGCGGCGGCGTCAGCCGCTACGGGATGCTCACCGGGCTGGGACCGCTGCCCTCGCGGCGACATCTCGAAATCGTGCCCTATGTATCCTCGCGGGCCGAGTACCGCGACGTGGCCGCCGGCAACCCCTTCCGCAGCGGCAGCGACTACTTCGCCGGCATGGGGCTCGACATGCGCTACGACATCGGGCGCGACCTGAGCGTGACCGCGACGGTGAACCCGGACTTCGGCCAGGCGGAGGTGGACCCCGCGGAAGTGAACCTGAGCGCCTACGAGACGTTCTATTCTGAAAAGCGACCCTTCTTCGTGGAGGGCGCGGGCTACTTCTCCTTCGGCCGCTATCGCAGCCTGAACAACTTCGGGTTCGGCGAGACCATCTATTCCCGGCGCATCGGGCGCCCGCCGCATCTCTCGATCTCGGACAACGGCTACGCGCACGTGGACGAGCCGGACCAGAGCACCATCCTCGGCGCGGTGAAGCTCACCGGAAAGACTCGCGGCGGCTGGAGCCTGGGGTTGCTGGACGCCGTGACCGGCCGCATGCGCGCACGTTTCGTGGACGGCGACGGCGCGCGAGGCGAGTCGGAGGTGGAACCTCCCACGAACTTTTTCGTGGGCCGGGTGCGTCGCGACCTCCGCGACGGCATGACCTCGGTGGGGGTGCTGCTCTCGGCGGCGAACCGCGGGCTCGAGACCCCGGACCTCCGCTCCAGCCTGCGCTCCGCCGCCTACCTGGGCGGAGTGGACTTCAACCAGGCCTGGCACAACCGCGAGTGGTCGCTGGACGGGTTCTACGCGCAGAGCTACGTGCGCGGCAGCGCCACGGCCATCGCCGCCACGCAGCGCTCCAGCGCACACTACTTCCAGCGGCCCGACCAGGGGCACGTGCAGTACGACGCCACGCGCACGTGGCTGAGCGGGTACCAGGGAGCGCTGTCCCTGGCCAAGAACAGCGGCGAGCACTGGCTGGGATCGGTCACCACGCAGTTCATGAGCCCCGAGTACGAATCCAACGACCTGGGCTACGTGACGCGCGCCGACCGCTACACCTTCGCCACGATCATCCTGTACAAGCAGGACCGTCCGGGGAAGGTGTTCCGCAACTACCGCGTCTATCCGTACACGTATCACGCCTGGAACTACGGTGGGAAGCTCATCACCGCCGGATACGCGCTCTCGGCCAACGCGGAACTGGCCAACTACTGGAGCGTGAATGGCACCTTCACCCGGTCCCCCTCCGTGTACAACGACCAGCTCACTCGAGGCGGGCCCATCACGCGGACGGCCAACGGCAATGAGTTCGGGGTCGGCGTGTTCTCGGACTCGCGCAAGGCCTACACGACGTTTGCGGAGCTGTATCACTGGTGGAATGACCGCGGCGGCCACGGGGAGTCCTACGAGGCCGGGCTGAGCGTGCACCCGCGCCCGGGACTGCAGATCACGGTCGGGCCGGAGCTGGACCGCTCGCACGTGCTGGCCCAGTACGTGCAAACCGCACCGGATCCCTCCGCCACGGCCACCTACGGCAGGCGGTACGTGTACGCCACCATTGATCAGACCACGCTGTCGCTCGGCACGCGGGTGAACTGGACCTTCTCGCCGCGCGTCAGCCTGCAGCTGTACCTGCAACCGCTGGTCTCCTCCGGGGCGTACTCCGGATTCAAGGAGCTGCGTGCGCCGGGCACCTTCGACTTCGACGTCTACGGGCAGGACCGCGGCTCCATCGAGCTCGACACCACGAACACCTACGTCATCAATCCCGGCGGCCCCGGCACTCCCGTGGAGATCCGGGTGGACAACCCGGACTTCAATTTCCGCTCCCTGCGCGGGAACGCGGTCCTGCGGTGGGAATACCGCCCCGGGTCCACCCTGTACTTCATCTGGCAGCAGACCCGCGAGGAGACCGTGCCCACGGGCGACTTCAGCTTCCGTCGCGACTTCAAGGCCCTCTTCCAGCGCAAGCCGGACAACGTGTTCATGCTCAAGATCACGAGCTGGTTCGGGGTGTAG